The region ACCACCAAAGCGGTGAAATTGGTATCGCAACGCGACGGTTACTTCGGCAATGACATGATAAAAATACTCATGCCGGAGAAGATCCGGACAGCTGCCGACCTTTTGGGCAAGTTCGGCTTCCAGCCCGAGGTGGACGCCTTTGTCCTCAGCATGAATCGGGCAGCGGAGAAGGCGGCACCCAAGGCTGCGGAACATTTTGTCGCCGCGCTCAAAGAGATGTCCTTCGACGACGCAAGAAAGATCCTCCACGGCGGGAATACCTCCGCGACCGAATATTTCAGGCAGAAGACCGGCGACAGGATTTATTCCGCATTCAAACCGGTGGTTGCGTCAAGCATGCAGGATGTCGGCGTGAGCCGCAACTACACTCTGATGATGCATAAATTTGAATCCATCCCATTTGCCGGGACCACGGTCAACTCGTTCGATCTGGACGGCTACGTTACGTCCAAGGCGGTTGACGGGCTTTTCAGAATGCTCGGCGAGGAAGAGAAGAAAATCAGGACCGATCCCGCGGCCCGGGGAACCGAGTTGTTAAGGAAGGTGTTTGGCAAGTAATCACGCTTGGCAGATACCATCGGCACATCCCGGGACAAAGGCTTTGGTGGCGTACGCCTGGGCAGGCCAGGCCATCCCTCGGTAGGAGAGCATGTGAAAACAAAATCGATCATGGCGGTGATGGTTCCCCTGCTGATGTTTTTCAGCAGCAATAATTGTTACAGCGGCAACAGCCTTTCCCAAGATGAGACCGTCGATCTCATTAAGGAAACCATGGTAA is a window of Geobacter sp. FeAm09 DNA encoding:
- a CDS encoding DUF4197 domain-containing protein — its product is MKRCQAVALFLVVSLVTLSTSLHAGFFDEVTKGLGLSDTSHSSLDDSTIIRGLKEALATGTTKAVKLVSQRDGYFGNDMIKILMPEKIRTAADLLGKFGFQPEVDAFVLSMNRAAEKAAPKAAEHFVAALKEMSFDDARKILHGGNTSATEYFRQKTGDRIYSAFKPVVASSMQDVGVSRNYTLMMHKFESIPFAGTTVNSFDLDGYVTSKAVDGLFRMLGEEEKKIRTDPAARGTELLRKVFGK